One region of Bacteroidota bacterium genomic DNA includes:
- a CDS encoding DUF1573 domain-containing protein has protein sequence MMKKVFATCFVLLFAVGGLFAQNNLIKFNNETHDFGNLKEEGGNPEHEFEFTNTSTKPVQLVYVKASCGCTTPTWTKEVVAPGAKGSIKASYNVKPGAFNKTISVRATTADNVDKEGNAVDNNLVDTKVLTIKGDIAARPKGIADFYPFEDGSLRYTTNHVAFGTTQPGKQKTQSMKIYNQGEKDVTLQTITLPTHIRLSIANGTVVKAKDSVQVTVTYDASKINDWDFIHDNVTIETNDSDRPQKRLYVSAKIEEDFSAMTEAQKANAAHIRFAEESHDFGKIGATTPVTHKFAFTNTGKSELLIRKVKASCGCTAPTPTKTTLAPGESSEIVVTFNPSGKSGEQQKSITVVTNDPDKSVINLVIKSNIEKEGAESEEGHSNHDGHSH, from the coding sequence ATGATGAAAAAAGTATTTGCTACTTGTTTTGTCTTGCTCTTCGCTGTGGGCGGCCTATTTGCCCAGAACAATCTGATCAAGTTTAACAACGAAACCCACGACTTCGGAAACCTGAAGGAGGAAGGTGGTAATCCCGAGCATGAGTTCGAATTTACCAACACAAGCACCAAGCCGGTGCAGCTGGTGTATGTAAAGGCGAGCTGTGGCTGCACCACCCCTACCTGGACGAAAGAAGTAGTGGCCCCGGGTGCCAAGGGCAGCATAAAGGCCAGCTACAACGTTAAGCCCGGTGCCTTCAATAAAACCATAAGCGTGCGGGCCACCACGGCAGATAACGTGGATAAAGAGGGCAATGCCGTAGATAACAACCTGGTAGACACCAAGGTGCTGACCATTAAGGGCGATATTGCAGCCCGCCCCAAGGGGATAGCTGACTTCTACCCATTCGAGGATGGCAGCCTGCGCTATACTACCAACCACGTAGCCTTTGGCACCACCCAGCCTGGTAAGCAGAAGACCCAAAGCATGAAGATATACAACCAGGGTGAGAAGGATGTAACCCTCCAAACCATTACCCTCCCCACGCATATCCGCCTGAGCATTGCCAACGGAACCGTGGTAAAGGCGAAAGACTCTGTGCAGGTAACGGTTACCTATGATGCCAGCAAAATAAATGACTGGGATTTCATCCACGACAACGTCACCATCGAAACCAACGACAGCGACCGCCCACAGAAGCGCCTGTACGTTTCGGCCAAGATTGAGGAAGACTTCTCTGCCATGACCGAGGCACAGAAGGCAAATGCCGCCCATATACGCTTTGCCGAAGAGAGCCACGACTTCGGAAAGATAGGTGCTACCACCCCTGTAACCCACAAGTTCGCCTTTACCAATACGGGCAAGAGCGAGCTGCTGATACGCAAGGTAAAGGCTAGCTGCGGCTGCACTGCCCCCACCCCCACCAAGACTACCCTGGCACCGGGCGAAAGCAGCGAGATTGTAGTAACCTTCAACCCCTCTGGCAAAAGTGGTGAGCAGCAAAAAAGCATCACGGTGGTAACTAATGACCCCGACAAGTCTGTCATAAACCTCGTTATCAAGAGCAATATCGAGAAAGAGGGTGCCGAGAGCGAAGAAGGCCATAGCAACCACGATGGCCACAGCCACTAA
- a CDS encoding tetratricopeptide repeat protein encodes MRWLWVYLAVVAACPGHYSRGQAWLAQARQEPDPAARLALYEAEAARQPGDLVYFYMTTTLIELSRYRQALQCAQQGLDVPGCRYAADLYAQQARAYYQLGEQGSAIQAAQQCLALQPRHTTAYNILGLAYMATQSYPEALQALEVYVSLKPDSDYAYYLRHLVHYRMQQYEAALADIEQAMALSPEGAEEDKTYLERKVLTLNELGRGEETRQLMGRLVDPAGSDPASLTNLGNSYYQNGQYLQAMGYLNHAQAEVRRLEQQDPRYTDLNRELVHQVYLSRGNACMMLNDYEQALLDLSLARDLMPEDYRAYARLGELHIQLEHWEEAVLNYELCFRYKPDYPAGWVNYGFAWGRLGEDHRSLEVYSQALQNPDVESRALILNNRGFTMLESGHMRESKADLEAAIAEDPYMAMGYVSLGEWYLGQAAYVDAIARFDQALQQPEPGQREKYTAYLKRGMAYQALKKPEQAKSDYEQALAIDPTDVQAYEQLGLLYYEQKDLCTAKRFLTRAVEEDRRNPYRQEAKAARLYLLFIEKSVNSPCL; translated from the coding sequence ATGCGTTGGCTGTGGGTATACTTGGCGGTGGTGGCTGCGTGCCCCGGGCACTACAGCAGGGGGCAGGCGTGGCTGGCCCAGGCGCGGCAGGAGCCAGACCCCGCAGCCCGGCTCGCCCTGTACGAGGCGGAGGCAGCCCGGCAGCCCGGAGACCTGGTTTACTTCTACATGACTACCACACTGATCGAGCTAAGCCGATACCGGCAGGCCCTACAGTGTGCGCAGCAGGGCCTGGATGTGCCCGGCTGCCGCTATGCCGCAGACCTGTACGCACAGCAGGCCCGTGCCTACTACCAGCTGGGAGAGCAGGGCAGTGCCATACAGGCGGCGCAGCAGTGCCTGGCGCTACAGCCCCGGCACACCACGGCCTACAACATACTGGGCCTGGCCTACATGGCCACCCAGTCGTACCCCGAAGCCCTGCAGGCCCTGGAGGTATACGTAAGCCTGAAGCCCGACAGCGACTATGCCTACTACCTGCGGCACCTGGTGCACTACCGCATGCAGCAGTATGAGGCCGCACTGGCCGATATAGAGCAGGCCATGGCCCTAAGCCCCGAGGGGGCAGAAGAAGATAAAACCTACCTGGAGCGCAAGGTGCTAACCCTGAATGAGCTGGGCCGGGGCGAGGAAACCCGCCAGCTGATGGGCAGGCTGGTAGACCCGGCTGGCAGCGACCCCGCCAGCCTGACAAACCTGGGCAACAGCTACTACCAAAATGGCCAGTATCTGCAGGCCATGGGCTACCTGAACCATGCACAAGCCGAAGTGCGCAGGCTGGAGCAGCAGGATCCCCGCTACACAGACCTGAACCGCGAGCTGGTGCACCAAGTGTACCTGAGCCGGGGCAATGCCTGCATGATGCTGAATGACTACGAACAGGCCCTGCTAGACCTATCGCTGGCGCGAGACCTGATGCCAGAGGACTACCGCGCCTACGCACGCCTGGGCGAGCTGCACATCCAGCTGGAGCACTGGGAGGAGGCGGTGCTAAATTACGAGCTGTGCTTCCGCTACAAGCCAGACTATCCGGCCGGCTGGGTGAACTACGGCTTTGCCTGGGGCAGGCTGGGCGAGGACCACCGCAGCCTGGAGGTGTATAGCCAGGCCCTGCAAAACCCAGATGTGGAGAGCCGGGCACTCATTTTGAATAATCGGGGTTTTACTATGCTGGAGAGTGGCCATATGCGCGAAAGCAAAGCAGACCTGGAAGCAGCCATAGCAGAGGACCCCTACATGGCCATGGGCTATGTGAGCCTGGGTGAGTGGTACCTGGGGCAGGCTGCCTATGTGGATGCCATTGCCCGTTTTGACCAAGCCCTGCAGCAGCCCGAGCCGGGCCAGCGCGAAAAGTACACGGCCTACCTGAAGCGGGGAATGGCCTACCAGGCCCTGAAAAAGCCAGAACAGGCAAAATCTGACTATGAGCAAGCCCTGGCAATAGACCCCACCGATGTGCAGGCCTATGAGCAGCTGGGCCTGCTGTACTATGAGCAGAAAGACCTATGCACCGCCAAGCGATTCCTGACCCGTGCCGTGGAAGAAGATAGACGAAACCCCTACCGCCAGGAAGCAAAAGCGGCACGCCTGTACCTGCTGTTTATAGAAAAAAGTGTAAATTCACCCTGTCTGTAA
- the trxA gene encoding thioredoxin: MAKKTFVDIINQSDHPVLVDFWADWCGPCKAMNPVLKELASKHKGSLTIVKVNVDENPRAAQHYQIQSIPTLLLFDKGKIRWRKSGALPLGALEQELRPYMA; this comes from the coding sequence GTGGCAAAAAAGACATTTGTAGATATCATCAACCAGAGCGATCACCCCGTGCTGGTAGACTTTTGGGCCGACTGGTGTGGCCCCTGCAAGGCGATGAACCCGGTACTGAAAGAGCTGGCTAGCAAGCACAAGGGCAGCCTGACGATCGTAAAGGTGAACGTAGACGAAAACCCCCGGGCCGCCCAGCATTACCAGATACAGAGCATTCCCACCCTGCTCCTGTTCGACAAGGGGAAGATCCGGTGGCGAAAGTCGGGTGCACTGCCGCTAGGTGCCCTGGAGCAGGAACTACGGCCCTACATGGCCTAG
- a CDS encoding NADH-quinone oxidoreductase subunit M, with the protein MVNEDFYHLLLNLMLFVPLLGIAVLLALPKASAKYVALVFSLVSFVLSLVVFKGYLAVSGQQLSAQDGGYVFYRAFEMAQGTFLEGYDIKYILGIDGISIYLILLTTLLFPLSIWFSFSSVHKMDKGYYALLLLLMTSVMGVFMSLDLVLFYIFFELGLIPMYFLIGIWGGKDRIYAALKFFLYTLAGSVLLLLAVIYLGLKVGPHVSPDLLFTSDLSTLMHYLFDPGSPAALSWNEQYWLFLGFAISFAIKVPVFPVHTWLPDAHVQAPTAGSVILAGVLLKMGTYGLIRFCLPLFPEASAYFAPAASILALIGIIYGAMAAMVQTDIKKLVAYSSVAHMGFVVLGIFAMTAEAMSGAVLQMVNHGISTGALFLIVGMIYDRRHTREIKDFQGIAKQMPIFTLFFMIATMSSIGLPGLNGFVGEFLILLGSFGSGLMERWVIVVATTGVILAAVYMLWMFRRVMFGTLDKEENKTLQDLNGTEIAILIPLTVLMFVIGFHATPFLEQINVSSDYVVRLVNDSLSNYGG; encoded by the coding sequence ATGGTAAACGAGGATTTCTACCATCTGCTGCTAAACCTGATGCTGTTTGTGCCCCTGCTGGGCATAGCCGTGCTGCTGGCACTACCCAAAGCATCGGCCAAATATGTGGCACTTGTTTTTTCGCTGGTCTCCTTTGTGCTCAGCCTGGTGGTGTTCAAGGGCTACCTGGCCGTTAGCGGCCAGCAGCTAAGTGCCCAGGATGGTGGCTATGTGTTTTACCGAGCCTTCGAGATGGCCCAGGGTACTTTCCTGGAAGGATATGACATCAAGTACATACTGGGCATAGATGGCATTAGCATCTACCTCATCCTGCTTACTACCCTGCTCTTTCCGCTCAGCATCTGGTTCAGCTTCTCCAGTGTGCACAAGATGGACAAAGGCTACTATGCGCTGCTGCTGCTGCTCATGACCTCGGTAATGGGGGTATTCATGAGCCTGGACCTGGTGCTGTTCTACATCTTCTTCGAGCTGGGGCTGATCCCCATGTACTTCCTGATCGGCATCTGGGGGGGGAAAGACCGCATTTACGCCGCGCTCAAGTTTTTCCTCTACACCCTGGCGGGCTCGGTGCTGCTGCTACTGGCCGTTATCTACCTGGGGCTGAAGGTAGGGCCGCATGTGTCGCCCGACCTTCTGTTTACCTCCGACCTGTCCACCCTGATGCATTACCTGTTCGATCCAGGCTCGCCCGCCGCCCTCAGCTGGAACGAGCAGTATTGGCTCTTCCTGGGCTTTGCCATCAGCTTTGCTATTAAGGTTCCGGTGTTTCCGGTGCACACCTGGCTGCCAGATGCCCACGTACAGGCCCCCACGGCCGGATCTGTTATCCTGGCAGGCGTACTGCTCAAGATGGGCACCTACGGCCTCATCCGCTTCTGCCTGCCCCTCTTCCCCGAGGCCAGTGCCTACTTTGCACCAGCTGCCAGCATCCTGGCCCTTATCGGAATCATCTACGGCGCTATGGCCGCTATGGTTCAGACGGATATCAAGAAGCTGGTGGCCTATAGCTCGGTGGCCCACATGGGCTTTGTGGTGCTGGGCATCTTTGCCATGACAGCCGAGGCCATGAGCGGGGCTGTGCTACAGATGGTAAACCACGGCATCAGTACCGGTGCGCTCTTCCTGATTGTGGGCATGATCTACGACCGCCGCCACACCCGCGAGATCAAAGACTTCCAGGGCATAGCCAAGCAGATGCCTATTTTCACACTCTTCTTCATGATTGCCACCATGAGCAGCATAGGCCTGCCGGGCTTGAATGGCTTTGTGGGCGAGTTCCTCATCCTGCTGGGCAGCTTTGGCAGTGGGCTGATGGAACGCTGGGTAATCGTGGTAGCCACCACCGGGGTAATTCTGGCTGCGGTATACATGCTGTGGATGTTCCGCCGTGTCATGTTTGGCACCCTGGACAAAGAGGAGAACAAGACACTACAGGACCTGAATGGCACCGAAATTGCCATACTGATTCCGCTCACGGTGCTGATGTTCGTCATAGGCTTCCATGCCACCCCTTTCCTGGAGCAAATCAACGTTAGCAGCGACTATGTGGTCCGGCTGGTAAATGACAGCCTGAGCAACTACGGCGGCTAA
- a CDS encoding 2,3,4,5-tetrahydropyridine-2,6-dicarboxylate N-succinyltransferase codes for MKTLALDVLKAQIQAVWADRSLLEQPEYRQAIEAVVEALDKGLLRTAQPVPDTEKGWQVNDWVKQAVILYFPIRQMETLECPPFEFHDKIPLKRDYASQGVRVVPHALARHGSFLARGVILMPSYVNIGAYVDEGTMVDTWATVGSCAQIGKRVHLSGGVGIGGVLEPVQAAPVIIEDDCFIGSRCIVVEGVHVRREAVLGANVVLTASTRIIDVSGPEPIEYRGEVPERAVVIPGSLPKAFAAGTYQVPCALIIGRRTESTDKKTSLNDALRTHNVAV; via the coding sequence ATGAAGACCCTAGCCCTGGATGTACTGAAAGCCCAAATACAGGCCGTGTGGGCAGACCGCAGCCTGCTGGAGCAGCCCGAATACCGCCAGGCCATAGAGGCCGTGGTAGAGGCCCTGGACAAGGGGCTACTACGCACCGCCCAGCCAGTGCCCGACACAGAAAAGGGCTGGCAGGTAAATGACTGGGTGAAACAGGCCGTCATCCTGTACTTCCCCATTCGGCAGATGGAGACCCTGGAGTGCCCCCCATTCGAGTTTCATGACAAGATCCCCCTAAAGCGCGACTACGCCAGCCAGGGGGTGCGCGTGGTGCCCCACGCCCTGGCACGCCACGGCAGTTTCCTGGCACGCGGGGTCATCCTGATGCCCAGCTACGTAAACATAGGTGCCTATGTGGACGAGGGAACCATGGTAGACACCTGGGCCACGGTGGGCAGCTGTGCCCAGATAGGCAAACGCGTGCACCTGAGCGGCGGGGTGGGTATAGGTGGCGTGCTAGAGCCAGTACAGGCAGCCCCGGTTATCATCGAGGATGACTGCTTTATTGGTAGCCGCTGTATTGTGGTAGAGGGCGTACACGTACGCCGAGAGGCCGTACTGGGCGCAAATGTGGTGCTGACGGCCAGTACCCGCATCATAGACGTAAGCGGCCCCGAGCCCATAGAATACCGGGGCGAGGTGCCCGAACGGGCAGTGGTGATACCGGGTAGCCTCCCCAAGGCATTCGCGGCGGGCACCTACCAGGTACCCTGCGCCCTTATCATTGGCCGCCGAACCGAAAGCACCGACAAAAAGACCAGCCTGAACGATGCCCTGCGCACGCACAACGTGGCAGTATAA
- a CDS encoding GNAT family N-acetyltransferase translates to MPHVRPANPADMPRLADLFVQYLAFYGIARSLNEAEDYLLARMEQAQSVILVAEADGTLAAFVQLYPGWSSTRMAPLWILNDLYVAPAQRGTGLGRALVQAAQQHCVHTGAIELTLETAVDNVQGNALYQAEGFYPVAGVNFYRWNPPALGSK, encoded by the coding sequence ATGCCCCACGTACGCCCGGCCAACCCTGCCGATATGCCCAGGCTGGCAGATCTATTTGTGCAGTATCTGGCTTTTTATGGCATAGCCAGAAGTTTGAACGAAGCAGAAGACTATTTACTGGCTCGGATGGAGCAGGCACAGAGCGTGATACTGGTGGCCGAGGCAGACGGAACCCTAGCAGCCTTTGTACAACTATACCCCGGCTGGAGCAGCACCCGCATGGCCCCGCTGTGGATACTAAATGACCTGTATGTAGCCCCTGCACAGCGGGGTACCGGGCTAGGGCGTGCACTGGTGCAGGCCGCACAGCAGCACTGTGTGCACACCGGTGCCATAGAGCTGACACTGGAAACAGCCGTGGACAATGTGCAAGGCAACGCCCTATACCAAGCCGAAGGCTTTTACCCCGTGGCAGGCGTAAATTTCTACCGATGGAACCCACCGGCCTTGGGCAGCAAGTAG
- a CDS encoding glutamate--tRNA ligase family protein, whose protein sequence is MEPTGLGQQVAERLAQRLPPQPVTRLAPSPTGYLHMGHLVHALYVFGLAGRLGIAVQLRMEDHDRQRCRHEYARAIEEDFAWLGLTGPGRPWQYQSQRKALYTQALAGLPVYACHCSRSEILARTGRDSADELGYDGHCRHKSLDRAGAALRLQIPDTKVLFEDLRLGPQQQCPASQCGDLLLYDRNGNETYQWAVAVDDLAVNVVIRGEDLLASTGRQLLLRRMLGQDEPMVWLHHPLLYEPGTSQKLSKRQHSESLRQRKEKGALAPVLLGEAAHLAGLIPRPKALAASEIASLFS, encoded by the coding sequence ATGGAACCCACCGGCCTTGGGCAGCAAGTAGCGGAGCGCCTGGCCCAGCGGCTGCCGCCACAGCCAGTTACGCGCCTGGCCCCTAGCCCCACGGGCTACCTGCACATGGGGCACCTGGTGCACGCCCTGTACGTGTTCGGCCTGGCTGGCAGGCTGGGCATAGCAGTCCAGCTGCGCATGGAAGACCATGACCGCCAGCGCTGCAGGCACGAGTATGCACGGGCCATAGAAGAAGATTTTGCCTGGCTGGGCCTAACAGGGCCGGGCCGGCCCTGGCAGTACCAAAGCCAGCGGAAAGCCCTGTATACCCAGGCCCTTGCGGGCCTGCCGGTATATGCCTGCCACTGCAGCCGCAGCGAGATACTGGCACGTACGGGGCGGGACAGCGCGGACGAACTAGGGTACGACGGACACTGCCGACACAAGAGCCTGGATAGAGCCGGTGCGGCCCTAAGGCTGCAGATACCCGATACAAAGGTGCTATTTGAAGACCTGCGGCTAGGGCCCCAGCAGCAGTGCCCAGCCAGCCAGTGTGGAGACCTGCTGCTGTACGACCGAAACGGGAATGAAACCTACCAGTGGGCCGTGGCGGTAGACGACCTGGCGGTGAATGTAGTGATCCGGGGAGAAGACCTGCTGGCCAGCACAGGACGCCAGCTGCTACTGCGGCGCATGCTGGGCCAAGACGAGCCTATGGTGTGGCTACACCACCCCCTGCTGTACGAGCCTGGTACGAGCCAGAAGCTGAGCAAACGGCAGCACAGCGAAAGCCTGCGCCAGCGCAAAGAAAAAGGGGCCTTGGCCCCTGTATTACTTGGCGAAGCAGCCCACTTGGCTGGGCTAATCCCCCGGCCCAAAGCCTTGGCAGCCTCGGAAATTGCCAGCCTGTTCAGCTGA
- a CDS encoding 30S ribosomal protein THX: MGRGDRRSRKGKIWLGSFGKTRLRKRSKPVAAQAEAVVAKSPAEKKKAPAKKAAAAK; encoded by the coding sequence ATGGGAAGAGGAGATCGTCGTTCTCGCAAAGGGAAAATCTGGTTGGGCAGCTTTGGCAAAACCCGCCTGCGCAAGCGTAGCAAGCCTGTAGCCGCACAGGCCGAGGCTGTGGTGGCCAAAAGCCCTGCCGAGAAGAAAAAGGCACCCGCCAAGAAGGCTGCTGCCGCCAAGTAG
- a CDS encoding type B 50S ribosomal protein L31, with protein sequence MKKGIHPEYKEVVFKDVSSDFTFIGKSTIKTRETIQLDGTEYPLVKLDISSRSHPYFTGKQQFVDTAGRVDKFFARYGKNKK encoded by the coding sequence ATGAAGAAAGGCATTCACCCCGAGTATAAAGAAGTCGTTTTTAAGGATGTATCCAGCGACTTTACTTTTATCGGTAAGTCTACCATAAAAACCAGGGAAACCATCCAGCTGGATGGTACCGAGTACCCCCTGGTTAAGCTGGACATTTCCAGCCGTTCGCACCCCTACTTTACCGGCAAGCAGCAGTTTGTGGACACAGCTGGCCGGGTAGACAAGTTCTTTGCCCGCTACGGCAAAAACAAGAAGTAA
- a CDS encoding nitroreductase family protein — translation MPEVLLRKALHEATLSANSSNMQTWEFHWVRTPELKAKIAEACMSQPGAVSAPDLIVLVYRRSKYKAHTRFMLEYLKQNLPANTPPSKRKERFAYYEKLMPLLYWQDFFGLKGYLLKPFFSFQGLFKPTFRQTLKADLRIMGHKSLALAGQTLMLSIAAAGYDSLPMEGLDTARIKKVLGLRGCEVSWVLAVGKGKPEGLYGPRIRVPEEQVIFTY, via the coding sequence ATGCCCGAAGTACTGCTGAGGAAGGCCCTGCACGAGGCCACCCTGAGTGCAAACAGCAGCAATATGCAAACCTGGGAGTTCCACTGGGTGCGCACACCTGAGCTGAAAGCCAAGATAGCCGAGGCTTGCATGAGCCAGCCGGGTGCGGTGTCGGCACCCGACCTGATTGTGCTGGTATATCGGCGTAGCAAGTATAAAGCCCATACGCGCTTTATGCTAGAATACCTGAAGCAGAACCTACCGGCAAATACCCCCCCATCCAAGCGAAAGGAGCGCTTTGCCTACTATGAAAAGCTGATGCCTCTGCTATATTGGCAGGATTTCTTCGGACTAAAGGGGTACCTACTAAAACCCTTTTTCAGCTTTCAGGGACTTTTCAAGCCCACCTTCCGACAAACCCTCAAGGCCGATTTGCGCATCATGGGGCACAAGAGCCTGGCACTGGCCGGGCAGACGCTGATGCTGTCGATAGCGGCTGCGGGATACGACTCGCTGCCCATGGAGGGTCTGGATACCGCCCGCATAAAGAAAGTACTGGGCCTGCGCGGCTGCGAGGTGAGCTGGGTGCTGGCAGTGGGCAAGGGCAAACCCGAGGGACTGTATGGCCCCCGCATACGCGTGCCCGAAGAGCAGGTAATTTTTACCTACTAG
- a CDS encoding prolyl oligopeptidase family serine peptidase codes for MYEPDSYDGTVAYPLVISLHGGSGNMVNAQGFSRLNPWANTKGYLVAWPQGYATVVSPLGNGYTWADGRNTNADQAGIDDVGFLLNLVDSLKEQYNIDTNRVYLCGFSNGGFMVQRMACQAPERFAAMASLGAAQGVDNFALCQPSKPVPMAFLNGTADPEMPYEGGAMRNELTQDAAPTEEVVQFWVEHNQCQTKLDTVFVPESAVVDNSSVKIIAYTGCACNAHVKLYKIIGGGHTWPGVFVGQQNLLGFTNRDINGSEELLDYFSQFSRCSLPPPPAENCSEPCTSCGCEACKCEGNACVCDTGTTVARTAPGHVLPVRLYPNPAHTELKLQLSTPGTVHYRLVNAFGQTVQQGQVADQQIPLAGLASGLYVVRLRQGSLEAAHSFHKE; via the coding sequence ATGTACGAACCCGACAGCTACGACGGAACGGTAGCCTACCCGCTGGTTATCAGCCTGCACGGTGGCAGCGGGAACATGGTAAATGCGCAAGGTTTCAGCCGGCTTAACCCCTGGGCCAATACCAAAGGCTATCTGGTAGCCTGGCCGCAGGGCTATGCCACCGTGGTCTCACCGCTAGGAAACGGCTACACCTGGGCCGACGGACGAAACACCAACGCCGACCAGGCAGGTATAGATGACGTAGGCTTCCTGCTAAACCTGGTAGACAGCCTGAAGGAGCAGTATAACATAGACACCAACCGGGTGTATCTGTGTGGCTTTTCGAATGGAGGCTTTATGGTGCAGCGTATGGCCTGCCAGGCACCCGAGCGCTTTGCGGCTATGGCCAGCCTGGGCGCAGCGCAGGGGGTAGACAACTTTGCCCTCTGTCAACCCTCCAAGCCCGTGCCGATGGCATTTTTAAACGGTACTGCCGACCCCGAAATGCCCTACGAGGGCGGGGCCATGCGAAACGAACTAACACAAGACGCGGCACCCACCGAAGAGGTAGTACAGTTCTGGGTAGAGCATAACCAGTGCCAGACTAAGCTGGATACTGTATTTGTGCCCGAATCTGCAGTGGTAGATAACTCCAGCGTAAAGATAATAGCGTATACAGGCTGCGCCTGCAATGCCCATGTTAAGCTCTACAAGATTATAGGCGGGGGGCATACCTGGCCCGGGGTATTTGTTGGCCAGCAAAATTTGCTGGGCTTTACGAATAGAGATATAAATGGGAGCGAAGAGCTGCTGGACTACTTTAGCCAGTTTAGCCGCTGTAGCCTGCCACCGCCTCCGGCAGAAAACTGCAGCGAACCCTGTACCAGCTGTGGCTGCGAGGCCTGTAAATGCGAGGGCAACGCCTGTGTGTGCGACACGGGCACCACCGTTGCCCGCACCGCGCCCGGCCACGTCTTACCAGTGCGCCTGTACCCCAATCCCGCCCATACCGAACTAAAACTGCAACTCTCCACACCTGGCACCGTGCACTATAGGCTGGTCAATGCATTTGGGCAAACGGTGCAGCAGGGCCAGGTGGCAGATCAGCAGATCCCACTTGCCGGGCTAGCCTCAGGCCTGTACGTTGTTCGCCTCAGGCAGGGTTCGCTAGAAGCGGCCCACTCCTTTCACAAGGAGTAG